The proteins below come from a single Chryseobacterium nepalense genomic window:
- a CDS encoding sigma-70 family RNA polymerase sigma factor — protein sequence MTKNETFKNWIEQYSAALMRRAVYLLSDKVEAEDIVQEVFISAFSSYESFEGKSRPLTWLMTILNRKVADFYRKKYKSEPNIKLDHFFDEDGAWKNNDILNEWNAGNQETQLLDNAEFNKILEECLEDLPSRWKIPMKLYYLEEKKAPEVSQELDISTTNLWKILQRGRMQLRECLEMNWFANQN from the coding sequence ATGACCAAAAACGAAACATTCAAAAACTGGATAGAACAGTATTCTGCAGCGTTGATGAGAAGGGCAGTGTATCTGTTGTCCGATAAAGTTGAGGCGGAAGATATTGTTCAGGAAGTTTTTATTTCCGCTTTTTCGTCCTATGAATCTTTTGAAGGGAAAAGCCGGCCGCTCACCTGGCTGATGACTATTTTAAACAGAAAAGTGGCCGATTTTTACCGTAAAAAATATAAATCTGAACCCAACATTAAACTGGATCATTTTTTTGATGAAGACGGCGCCTGGAAAAACAATGATATTTTGAATGAATGGAATGCAGGCAATCAGGAAACACAACTGTTAGACAATGCAGAATTCAATAAAATCCTGGAGGAATGCCTGGAAGATCTGCCTTCCCGATGGAAAATTCCGATGAAGCTGTATTACCTTGAAGAAAAAAAAGCGCCGGAAGTGAGTCAGGAACTTGATATTTCCACGACTAATTTATGGAAGATTCTGCAAAGAGGCAGGATGCAATTGAGAGAATGCCTGGAAATGAACTGGTTTGCCAATCAAAACTGA
- the msrB gene encoding peptide-methionine (R)-S-oxide reductase MsrB: MKNILILLGVVLGIAVFATSCGDSKKMKSAETKKENETIMDNRNLKEVYFAGGCFWGTEHFFQQIRGVVGTEVGYANGNKENPTYEEVVSHTTGFAETVKVKYDPEEVDLTLLIDLYFKTIDPTSLNKQGNDRGDQYRTGIYSTDKETEAIVKAEVAKLAKNYSKPVLVETIPLKNFYKAEDYHQDYLDKNPGGYCHIEPGLFEMARNANPPKKKEVKYQKQDKKVLKEKLTAEQYNVTQENGTERAFQNEYWDETREGIYVDITTGEPLFISTDKFESGCGWPSFSKPITKKLVEEKLDRSHGMTRVEVRSKTGDAHLGHVFNDGPEDKGGLRYCINSASLKFIPKAEMKEKGYGEYIALLDKK, encoded by the coding sequence ATGAAGAACATATTGATTTTACTTGGCGTTGTGCTGGGAATAGCAGTATTTGCAACAAGCTGCGGAGATTCAAAAAAAATGAAGTCTGCTGAAACAAAAAAAGAAAATGAGACCATTATGGACAATAGAAATTTAAAAGAAGTGTATTTTGCAGGAGGATGCTTTTGGGGAACAGAACATTTTTTTCAACAGATTAGAGGTGTCGTAGGAACTGAAGTGGGATACGCGAATGGAAATAAAGAAAATCCTACTTATGAAGAAGTTGTAAGCCATACTACAGGTTTTGCAGAAACCGTAAAAGTGAAATATGATCCTGAAGAGGTTGATCTTACTCTTTTAATAGACCTTTATTTCAAAACCATTGATCCTACGAGTTTAAACAAACAGGGAAACGACAGGGGAGACCAGTACAGAACCGGAATTTATTCGACTGATAAAGAAACGGAAGCCATTGTGAAAGCCGAAGTGGCAAAATTGGCTAAAAACTACAGCAAGCCTGTATTGGTAGAAACAATTCCGCTTAAAAATTTCTATAAAGCAGAAGATTACCACCAGGATTACCTGGACAAAAACCCGGGAGGATACTGCCACATTGAACCAGGATTATTTGAAATGGCAAGAAATGCGAATCCTCCAAAGAAAAAAGAAGTGAAATATCAGAAACAGGATAAAAAAGTTTTAAAGGAAAAACTGACTGCCGAACAGTATAACGTAACCCAGGAAAACGGTACGGAAAGAGCTTTCCAGAATGAATACTGGGATGAAACGCGTGAAGGAATTTATGTGGACATCACTACCGGAGAACCTTTGTTTATCTCTACTGATAAATTTGAATCCGGATGTGGATGGCCAAGTTTTTCAAAACCGATTACCAAAAAATTAGTTGAAGAAAAGCTGGACCGTTCCCACGGAATGACAAGGGTAGAGGTAAGAAGTAAAACAGGAGATGCTCATTTGGGACACGTTTTCAATGATGGTCCTGAAGATAAAGGCGGACTGCGTTACTGTATCAACAGTGCTTCTTTGAAATTTATCCCGAAAGCGGAAATGAAAGAAAAAGGATATGGCGAATATATCGCACTCCTTGACAAAAAATAA
- a CDS encoding DUF5686 family protein gives MKRILVILCFCMCIFGFSQSKVTSIEAVVIKDQSDPRALEILKKVNQQFTENSPKTLDSYSYKSYEKISLDIDEDSITQYRQFFENAELFRRKREKDSLNNVTARKIFSKSKLFLWERAQEFLYSKKYGEKINILDNRISGLKQPIYEMIALQQSNRDQIPTQLKQENRGLYRFFLTDTIEIEGRKNFVIRFREVNYKNPDKKRKYNGAIYIDTDTYGIKKIENFSKNKNDGIITSTWIYFNNKWFLSHETVKLKMSNMVMQEENKDYPEEKHERNKKQSFGTYAFLTSQYFDYQSPAQNDKKDFKGYTFSVKNIDGKTLDQFRTDPLTERERNTYKTIDSLGKIYNIDRKARVLSGLLLNGQIKAGIVDFAVDEIVNYNLYEGFRVGLKAKLNENFSPYFSPDYTFAYGFKDDKWKYRIGLDIKTTLEKDSYFRIDYYDDVTASGEFYRRLWNFKMRTANYGNNLNNDRYYHYKGGSVSYLNDVTNGLTLVFAARTNLEEAMFDYSFRNSGSSFNNFNTLLTLKYSPNSTNIMTPQGKSLIDQKYPELYFNYEQSYKALNGDFNYTRFDALFVHNFKSLLGTTGFRLYGGMVIGEAPIWKNFTMNGLASPRRDFNFNLTSFLGFATLEGGKYYNDRFVAYYFTHKLPWYFKSLGQNISSFDFVLRGTIGNMKHPEYHQFKFKPLDHLYQEVGLEWNNFLSTYFNLGLFYRVGYYTTRNFKQNFAVQFKLKLLEF, from the coding sequence ATGAAAAGGATATTAGTGATTTTATGTTTCTGTATGTGCATTTTTGGTTTCTCACAATCAAAAGTCACTTCTATTGAAGCTGTTGTCATCAAAGATCAGAGTGATCCCAGAGCTCTTGAAATTCTGAAAAAAGTCAATCAGCAGTTTACTGAAAACTCTCCAAAGACGCTCGATTCCTACTCCTACAAATCCTATGAGAAAATTTCTCTGGATATTGATGAAGACAGTATTACCCAATACAGACAGTTTTTCGAAAATGCTGAATTATTCAGAAGAAAAAGAGAAAAAGATTCCCTGAACAATGTAACTGCCAGAAAAATATTTTCCAAAAGTAAATTATTCCTCTGGGAAAGAGCTCAGGAATTTTTATATTCGAAAAAATACGGTGAAAAAATCAATATCCTTGATAACAGGATTTCCGGACTGAAGCAGCCGATCTACGAAATGATTGCCCTGCAGCAAAGCAACAGAGACCAGATTCCCACCCAGCTGAAGCAGGAAAACAGAGGCTTATACCGATTCTTTTTAACCGACACTATTGAAATAGAAGGAAGAAAGAATTTTGTAATCCGTTTCAGGGAAGTCAATTATAAAAATCCGGACAAAAAAAGAAAGTACAATGGTGCCATCTATATTGATACCGATACTTATGGCATTAAAAAAATCGAAAATTTCAGCAAAAATAAAAACGACGGTATCATTACAAGTACCTGGATTTATTTCAACAACAAATGGTTCCTTTCCCATGAAACCGTAAAGCTGAAAATGAGCAATATGGTCATGCAGGAGGAAAACAAAGACTATCCTGAAGAAAAACATGAAAGGAATAAGAAGCAGAGCTTCGGGACGTATGCTTTTCTCACTTCCCAGTATTTTGATTACCAGTCACCTGCCCAAAATGATAAAAAAGACTTTAAAGGCTATACTTTTTCCGTAAAAAATATTGACGGAAAAACCCTTGACCAGTTCAGGACAGATCCTCTGACAGAACGAGAACGAAACACCTACAAAACCATCGACAGTCTTGGAAAAATATACAATATCGACCGGAAAGCAAGGGTTTTAAGCGGTTTGCTGCTAAATGGCCAGATAAAAGCAGGTATTGTGGATTTTGCGGTTGACGAGATCGTGAATTATAACCTGTATGAAGGCTTCAGAGTAGGTTTGAAAGCGAAGCTTAATGAAAATTTCAGTCCATACTTTTCTCCTGATTATACTTTTGCCTATGGATTCAAGGATGATAAATGGAAATACAGAATCGGACTTGATATTAAAACCACGCTGGAAAAAGATTCCTATTTCAGGATCGATTATTATGATGACGTGACCGCTTCCGGAGAGTTTTACCGGAGACTGTGGAATTTCAAAATGAGAACAGCTAACTATGGAAATAACCTTAATAATGACCGGTATTATCATTACAAAGGAGGCTCGGTTTCTTACCTTAATGATGTTACCAACGGCTTGACACTGGTTTTTGCAGCCCGTACCAATCTGGAAGAAGCCATGTTTGATTATTCCTTCCGCAACAGTGGTTCATCTTTTAATAATTTTAATACATTACTGACCTTAAAATATTCCCCGAACTCTACTAATATTATGACGCCTCAGGGAAAATCCCTCATCGATCAGAAATATCCGGAACTGTATTTCAATTATGAACAAAGCTACAAGGCGCTGAACGGTGATTTTAATTATACCCGGTTTGATGCCCTTTTTGTACACAATTTCAAATCTCTGCTGGGAACTACAGGATTCCGGCTCTACGGCGGAATGGTAATCGGAGAAGCTCCGATATGGAAAAACTTTACAATGAACGGACTGGCTTCGCCGAGGAGGGATTTTAATTTTAACTTAACTTCATTTCTAGGATTTGCAACTCTGGAAGGAGGTAAATACTATAATGACCGGTTCGTGGCGTATTATTTTACGCATAAACTTCCCTGGTATTTTAAAAGCTTAGGCCAGAATATTTCAAGTTTTGATTTTGTGTTAAGAGGAACCATAGGTAATATGAAGCATCCCGAATACCATCAGTTTAAATTTAAACCGCTCGACCATCTTTATCAGGAAGTCGGCCTGGAGTGGAACAATTTCCTCTCCACTTACTTTAATCTGGGGCTATTTTACAGAGTGGGCTACTACACTACACGAAATTTTAAACAAAATTTTGCCGTTCAGTTTAAACTGAAACTTCTGGAATTTTAA
- a CDS encoding DUF5686 family protein: protein MTKLLFPLFLFFTALVFGQTQLKVFSKATKQPIYNAAVYCDDELLGKTDTSGTLSFKTKCKKVEILASNFEDVLAEARNTMEVAMQPLSEKRGNIDRVIINDKSDPRALRILDELNKRAKENSPKSLESYNFKSYTKFSLDLDKDSIDIYKNFLAARKDSISKVDQKGFKQKEKEKKDSLIAEDFIDASAEGQMFLWEKATEYKYSRKYGEKTNIIDNRMSGFKNPIYEAMALNISNLDRTPRQLRPENRDLFHYYLSDTIQLDGRQTYVIKFKEITDKKKQNPRKFNGKIYVDAESFALKKFESISKKINEGNIVSVWKPINNKWFLDYEDIRLKMGNTSFDVSKKDSLKAGDTKKYNQKKFGNYLYVKNRFFDFDINEPQKASDFKGYSLEMKNSDGSLLQQYRTDSLTIRESNTYTKIDSFVQKHDFEKKLNTLTQLLRGNLRYKMIDFDLTKFISYDKYQGIRLGAGLKLNEKFSKTFSPDGYFGYGFKDHRWKYGLGLDVKLSDKRTSVFRIEYLDDVFAAGRFSNYMWDKMMKLSDINLDLHNAVFYKNQKWSASYLYDISNSLSMKIAVNKEKQEALFDYQYKNMGNKFDNTSAVLSLKFSPNDKNIMTPTGKYTYEKNYPQVFLNYEKGFNALGGDLDYNRLDALFIHQFRTKLGSTNIKIFGGISSGSAPIWKNFEIAGQNDANIDKWYSNISTPSNLGFATMPSGTFFADKFAGFKISQYLPFKFKTLGKKYSDIELEYQSAIGGFKNRQDHQFEFTALDHYYQEAGLIWNQFLGTSFGVGFSYRLGYYQTSEFKDNIGIKIKFNLLN from the coding sequence ATGACAAAACTTTTATTCCCGCTGTTTTTATTTTTTACAGCACTGGTATTCGGACAAACTCAGTTGAAAGTTTTCAGCAAGGCAACCAAGCAACCTATCTACAATGCAGCAGTGTACTGCGATGATGAGCTTCTCGGGAAAACCGATACCAGCGGAACTTTATCCTTTAAAACCAAATGTAAGAAAGTTGAAATTCTGGCCAGCAATTTTGAAGATGTCCTTGCAGAGGCAAGAAATACCATGGAAGTTGCAATGCAGCCGTTATCCGAAAAAAGAGGGAATATTGACCGTGTTATTATTAACGACAAAAGTGATCCGCGCGCTCTTAGAATTCTTGATGAACTGAATAAAAGAGCGAAGGAGAATTCACCCAAATCTTTAGAGTCGTACAATTTTAAGTCTTACACCAAATTTTCTCTTGATTTGGATAAAGATTCCATTGATATTTATAAGAATTTTTTAGCTGCCAGGAAAGATTCCATTTCAAAGGTTGATCAAAAAGGTTTTAAGCAAAAAGAAAAGGAAAAGAAAGATTCCCTTATCGCTGAAGATTTTATTGATGCCTCTGCGGAAGGCCAGATGTTCCTTTGGGAAAAAGCTACAGAATATAAATATTCCAGAAAATACGGTGAAAAAACAAATATTATCGACAACAGGATGTCCGGTTTTAAAAATCCGATTTATGAGGCTATGGCCCTCAATATTTCAAATCTTGACAGAACACCCAGACAGCTGAGACCTGAAAACAGGGATCTTTTTCATTATTATCTTTCAGATACCATACAGCTGGATGGAAGGCAGACCTATGTGATCAAATTCAAAGAAATTACCGATAAAAAGAAACAGAACCCGAGAAAATTCAACGGGAAAATATATGTTGACGCCGAAAGTTTTGCCCTGAAAAAATTTGAAAGCATCAGCAAAAAAATAAACGAGGGGAATATTGTTTCTGTCTGGAAACCCATCAATAATAAATGGTTCCTGGATTATGAAGATATCAGGCTTAAAATGGGCAATACCAGCTTCGATGTTTCAAAGAAAGACAGCCTGAAAGCAGGTGACACCAAGAAATACAACCAGAAAAAATTCGGAAATTACCTGTATGTAAAAAACAGGTTCTTCGATTTTGATATTAATGAACCTCAAAAAGCGTCTGATTTTAAAGGCTATTCGCTCGAAATGAAGAATTCAGACGGCAGCCTTTTGCAGCAATACAGAACCGACAGTCTTACTATAAGGGAAAGTAATACTTATACCAAGATCGACAGCTTTGTACAAAAGCATGATTTTGAAAAAAAACTCAATACTTTGACCCAGCTTTTAAGAGGAAATCTTCGCTATAAAATGATCGATTTTGATCTTACCAAATTCATCAGCTACGATAAATACCAGGGAATCCGTTTGGGCGCCGGATTGAAATTAAATGAAAAGTTCAGTAAAACATTTTCTCCGGACGGCTATTTCGGATATGGTTTTAAGGACCATCGCTGGAAATACGGATTAGGGTTGGATGTAAAACTTTCCGACAAAAGAACATCCGTTTTCAGAATTGAATATCTTGACGATGTTTTTGCAGCAGGAAGATTCAGCAATTATATGTGGGATAAAATGATGAAGCTCTCTGATATTAACCTGGATCTTCACAATGCCGTTTTCTATAAAAACCAGAAATGGAGCGCTTCTTACCTTTATGATATTTCCAATTCATTAAGCATGAAAATCGCGGTGAATAAAGAGAAACAGGAGGCTCTTTTTGATTATCAGTATAAAAACATGGGCAATAAGTTCGATAATACCAGCGCGGTTCTCTCATTAAAATTTTCCCCGAATGACAAAAACATCATGACGCCTACCGGAAAATACACCTATGAAAAAAATTACCCTCAAGTCTTCCTGAATTATGAAAAAGGATTTAATGCATTGGGAGGAGATCTTGATTACAACAGGCTTGATGCGCTGTTCATTCATCAGTTCAGAACAAAATTGGGATCTACCAACATTAAAATTTTCGGAGGAATCTCATCCGGAAGCGCACCAATCTGGAAAAATTTTGAAATAGCCGGTCAGAACGATGCCAATATTGATAAGTGGTATTCCAACATCAGTACCCCTTCAAACCTTGGATTTGCAACGATGCCTTCGGGAACTTTCTTCGCAGACAAATTTGCAGGGTTTAAAATTTCACAATACCTGCCTTTTAAATTTAAAACATTGGGTAAAAAATATTCGGATATCGAGCTTGAATACCAGTCGGCCATCGGCGGTTTTAAAAACAGGCAGGACCACCAGTTTGAATTCACCGCTCTGGATCATTATTACCAGGAAGCGGGACTAATCTGGAACCAGTTTCTGGGAACGAGCTTTGGCGTAGGATTTTCCTATAGATTAGGATATTACCAGACTTCGGAATTTAAAGATAATATCGGAATTAAAATAAAATTCAATCTTTTAAACTAA
- a CDS encoding ABC transporter permease translates to MIKLFKLEYYKNLNYRPFKIFTILYFAILIALLFIGLIDFDLFGGTINLKEEGIYNFPEIWNFTTWIVALLKIFLGLIIVFSISQEFSNRMFKQNTIDGLSRKEFISSKLLTISIFTIVSTVVVFAITMFLGYKYSNTTESAKVFEEIFFIGNYFVKLFTFFCFLMFLSILLRKSVFVFLALFVFWIGEGILSGVEVYMKVRGMQGPQRNEVLQNDFFITHLLPLESMSSLIPNPMIRLNMAKMMGLKYEFHYPTESMIACLVWCAIFIVGSYWILRKRDW, encoded by the coding sequence ATGATAAAATTATTTAAACTAGAATATTATAAAAATCTGAACTACAGACCATTCAAGATTTTTACGATCCTGTATTTTGCGATCCTTATCGCCTTGCTTTTCATCGGACTGATCGATTTTGATCTTTTCGGAGGAACGATCAACCTGAAAGAAGAAGGCATTTATAATTTCCCGGAAATCTGGAATTTCACAACATGGATTGTGGCTTTGCTGAAGATTTTCTTGGGATTGATCATTGTTTTTTCGATTTCGCAGGAGTTCAGCAACAGGATGTTTAAACAGAATACAATTGATGGATTGAGCAGGAAAGAATTTATCTCTTCAAAATTGCTGACCATCAGTATTTTCACTATAGTTTCTACGGTAGTTGTTTTTGCGATCACAATGTTTCTTGGATACAAATACTCCAATACGACGGAATCTGCGAAGGTTTTTGAAGAAATCTTCTTTATCGGAAATTATTTTGTAAAGCTGTTTACGTTCTTCTGTTTCCTTATGTTTCTTTCAATTTTGTTGAGGAAATCGGTTTTTGTTTTTCTTGCTCTTTTTGTCTTCTGGATCGGCGAAGGTATTTTATCCGGTGTGGAAGTATATATGAAAGTGCGCGGAATGCAGGGGCCTCAGAGAAATGAAGTGCTTCAGAATGATTTTTTTATTACGCATCTTTTACCATTGGAAAGTATGTCCAGCCTGATTCCTAATCCTATGATAAGGCTCAATATGGCAAAAATGATGGGCCTTAAATATGAATTCCACTACCCTACAGAAAGCATGATCGCGTGTCTGGTTTGGTGTGCAATCTTCATTGTCGGATCGTACTGGATTTTAAGAAAAAGAGACTGGTAA
- the alaS gene encoding alanine--tRNA ligase, producing MTSQEIRQKFLDYFKSKGHLIVPSAPIVLKDDPTLMFSNSGMTQFKDFFLGYKTPTAPRIADTQKCLRVSGKHNDLDDVGRDTYHHTMFEMLGNWSFGDYFKKDAIAFAWELLTEVYGIPKENLYVTIFEGDASENLERDQDAYDFWKSHISEDRIINGNKKDNFWEMGESGPCGPCSEIHVDLRSTEEKAKVSGLELVNNDHPQVVEVWNLVFMEFNRKADKTLEKLPAQHVDTGMGFERLCMALQEKSSNYDTDVFTPLIAKVEELSGKKYTGILEDEKDIAIRVVVDHIRAVSFAIADGQLPSNGGAGYVIRRILRRGISYSYRFLGMKEPFLYQLVAVLQEQMGTFFPELEKQGKLVSEVIKSEEESFLRTIENGLIRVEKLIQQTIANNQKVLPTEEVFELYDTYGFPDDLTRIIAEEKGLTIDEEGFKQALNEQKKRSKADSAQKVYDWVTLEEKPENFVGYDQFESETYITRYRKVENKDGEFYQVVLSESPFYPEGGGQVGDKGVLENATESFEVLETKKENGLVISLINGLPKDAGAVFYAKVNVSERKNSQANHSVTHLLHEALREVLGTHVEQKGSFVGPDYLRFDFSHFNKMTEEELTLVEEKVNAKIKENIALQEFRNIPIREALDRGAMALFGEKYGDSVRMIQFGTSMELCGGTHVKSTSEIGHFKIISESSAAAGIRRIEAISGDKAEEYFKNIEKQIAEISQLLKSKDVVRSIEKLIEENTALKSEVDAMKKEKAKGEIGEWKGAYEQKGDKLLLVKRTSLDAGSVKDIVFQLKKEIPTSITVILSDADGKPMITVGVSDDLAGIYQAGALIKDLAKEIQGGGGGNPGFATAGGKNLDGLENAYQKALNL from the coding sequence ATGACATCACAAGAGATTCGTCAAAAATTTTTAGATTATTTTAAAAGCAAAGGCCACCTCATTGTTCCTTCAGCACCCATTGTCCTGAAAGATGACCCTACACTTATGTTTTCCAATTCCGGGATGACGCAGTTCAAGGATTTTTTCCTGGGCTACAAGACTCCTACCGCACCGAGAATTGCCGATACCCAGAAGTGTCTGCGGGTTTCCGGGAAACATAATGACCTGGATGATGTGGGCCGTGATACGTACCACCACACCATGTTTGAAATGTTGGGAAACTGGTCTTTCGGAGATTATTTTAAAAAAGATGCTATTGCTTTTGCCTGGGAATTACTTACGGAAGTCTATGGAATTCCTAAAGAAAACCTATATGTAACCATTTTTGAAGGAGATGCTTCCGAAAACCTTGAAAGAGATCAGGATGCTTATGATTTCTGGAAATCCCACATTTCCGAAGACAGAATTATCAATGGAAATAAAAAAGACAATTTCTGGGAAATGGGAGAAAGCGGACCGTGCGGACCGTGCTCAGAAATCCATGTTGATTTGAGAAGTACTGAAGAAAAAGCGAAAGTTTCCGGATTAGAACTGGTGAACAACGACCATCCGCAGGTGGTGGAAGTATGGAATCTCGTTTTCATGGAATTCAACAGGAAAGCAGACAAAACCCTTGAAAAGCTTCCTGCACAACATGTGGATACGGGAATGGGCTTTGAACGTCTGTGTATGGCGCTTCAGGAAAAATCCTCCAATTACGATACTGATGTTTTCACTCCTTTAATTGCTAAAGTTGAAGAACTTTCAGGAAAAAAATACACCGGGATTTTAGAAGACGAAAAAGATATTGCGATCCGCGTGGTGGTAGACCATATCAGAGCGGTTTCGTTTGCGATTGCTGACGGACAGCTGCCTTCCAACGGAGGAGCAGGTTATGTGATCAGAAGAATCTTAAGAAGAGGAATTTCTTATTCTTACCGTTTCTTAGGAATGAAAGAACCTTTCCTTTATCAATTGGTTGCTGTTTTACAGGAGCAAATGGGAACTTTCTTTCCTGAACTTGAAAAACAGGGAAAACTGGTTTCTGAAGTTATCAAAAGTGAAGAAGAATCATTCTTAAGAACCATAGAAAACGGATTGATAAGAGTTGAAAAATTGATTCAGCAGACGATTGCCAATAATCAGAAGGTATTGCCAACTGAAGAAGTTTTTGAATTATATGATACTTATGGTTTCCCTGATGATTTAACGAGAATTATTGCGGAAGAAAAAGGTTTAACCATCGATGAGGAAGGCTTTAAACAAGCTTTAAATGAGCAAAAGAAACGTTCAAAAGCAGATTCTGCCCAAAAAGTATATGATTGGGTTACGTTGGAAGAAAAACCTGAAAATTTTGTAGGTTATGATCAATTTGAATCTGAAACCTATATTACAAGATACCGAAAAGTAGAAAATAAGGACGGAGAATTTTACCAGGTAGTTTTAAGCGAATCTCCTTTTTATCCGGAAGGCGGAGGCCAGGTAGGCGACAAAGGCGTTCTTGAAAATGCGACCGAAAGCTTTGAAGTTTTGGAAACCAAAAAGGAAAACGGATTGGTTATTTCTTTAATCAACGGTCTTCCGAAAGATGCAGGCGCTGTTTTCTATGCTAAAGTAAATGTTTCGGAAAGAAAAAATTCTCAGGCCAACCACTCGGTAACGCATTTGCTGCATGAAGCATTAAGAGAAGTTCTGGGAACCCACGTAGAGCAGAAAGGCTCATTCGTTGGTCCTGATTATCTGCGTTTCGACTTCTCTCATTTTAATAAAATGACGGAGGAGGAATTAACCTTAGTGGAAGAAAAGGTTAATGCAAAGATTAAAGAAAATATTGCTTTACAGGAATTCAGGAATATTCCGATCCGGGAAGCTCTGGACAGAGGTGCCATGGCTTTGTTCGGGGAAAAGTATGGCGACAGTGTAAGAATGATCCAGTTTGGAACTTCTATGGAACTTTGCGGAGGAACTCACGTGAAAAGCACCAGCGAAATCGGACATTTTAAAATCATTTCCGAAAGTTCCGCAGCAGCAGGAATCAGAAGAATTGAAGCGATTTCCGGAGATAAAGCTGAAGAGTATTTCAAAAATATTGAAAAACAGATCGCCGAAATATCACAGTTGCTGAAATCAAAAGATGTTGTACGTTCTATTGAAAAATTAATTGAGGAAAATACCGCATTGAAGTCTGAAGTAGACGCAATGAAAAAGGAAAAAGCAAAAGGAGAAATCGGCGAATGGAAAGGAGCTTACGAGCAAAAAGGTGATAAATTACTTCTGGTAAAAAGAACTTCTTTGGACGCCGGTTCGGTAAAAGACATCGTCTTCCAGTTAAAAAAAGAAATCCCCACTTCCATTACGGTTATTCTGTCCGACGCAGACGGGAAACCAATGATTACCGTTGGCGTTTCTGATGATTTAGCAGGAATTTATCAGGCAGGAGCCTTGATTAAAGATTTGGCAAAAGAAATCCAGGGCGGCGGCGGCGGAAATCCTGGCTTTGCCACAGCAGGAGGAAAAAATCTTGACGGATTGGAAAATGCGTATCAGAAAGCGCTGAATCTTTAA
- a CDS encoding DUF417 family protein yields the protein MNGTVLKIDNENLIGKTGYYLSLFGTVIILLWIGIFKFTPTEANAIKPLVENHFLTFFVYDIVSIQAVSDTIGVIEIIIALLLLFSVKFASLRKYAAIGMVITFLITLSYLFTTPGIWKTVDGILITDFFIIKDIMLLGFGLMILNLKK from the coding sequence ATGAATGGAACTGTACTAAAAATTGATAATGAAAACCTTATCGGAAAAACGGGGTACTATCTCTCCCTTTTCGGAACCGTCATTATTCTGCTGTGGATCGGAATTTTCAAATTCACTCCTACAGAAGCAAATGCCATAAAACCTTTGGTGGAAAACCATTTCCTTACTTTTTTCGTATATGATATTGTAAGCATTCAGGCAGTGTCCGATACTATCGGAGTCATAGAAATTATCATTGCATTATTGTTATTGTTTAGTGTGAAATTTGCATCACTCAGAAAGTACGCCGCCATCGGAATGGTTATTACCTTCCTGATAACACTGAGCTATCTGTTTACGACTCCGGGAATCTGGAAAACAGTCGATGGAATTTTGATAACTGACTTCTTTATCATAAAAGATATCATGCTTTTAGGATTTGGATTAATGATTTTAAATCTGAAAAAATGA